From Polaribacter haliotis:
TTATACCAAAAATAGTTACTTAGTTCTAAAAGATGGCTTTTTAAAACAAAATTGGCCATTTGGTAAAAAGATTTTAATTATTGAAATCACAAAAATTAAATATTTTGCTGGAGACTATATCATAGAAACCCGCAATAAAAAAATTACGATTAATGGCAATTTGGCCGATAAAAACTCTCTTGATAAATTAAATGAAGAGTTAAAAAAAAGTAATTTGAAACTTTACTAAACTACAACCAAGTATTTCCATCTACTTTAATCGCTGCTTTTAAAACATCTTTCTGACTTAATTGCCCAATTAATTTTCCGTTTTCGACAACAGGAAATCTACGTCTGTGAGAACTAATAAACTTAAATGCTGCATCAAAAACATTCATATCTTTATCAATCGTATCTACGTCTGTAACCATATATTTTCCAACAGTATTGTTGATGTCAGTTGGCATATTATAATACTTACTTTCAGAAATATGTTTAATACAATCTGTTTCAGAAATAATACCAATTAATTCGTTTTTATCGTTTACAACAGGTCCACCAGAAATTTTATGGGTAATTAATTGTTCGATTACATGATCCAAAGAATCTTCCGCTTTAAAAGTTATTAAATTGGTAGTCATATAATCTGAGACTAAAATTTGCGATGCCTCTTTTGCTTGGCTTGTATCTCTTTTTCCTTGAAAACTCTTAATTCCCATAATAGTATGTTTTTTGGTTGAACGAAAGTTAGCAAATTTTCTGTTTCATTTTACTTTTTATTGAAGTTTTTTTTATTTCTTACTTTTATAGAAACTAAACTACCTAATGAAAAGATTTTCTACCATTGTTTCTGTTCTTATTATTTTGGGGGTTATTTATTGGAGTTTTTCTGATGCAAAACCTTCTCTAGAAAGCCATACAACAAATGTTGAAACGGATTTTTCTATCGATAATGCCCTTCAACATTTAAAAAATATTAGTAAAAAAGCACATTTTGTTGGAACTGAAGAACATAAAGAAGTTCAAAATTATATTAAAAATGAACTTACCAAATTAGGTTTAGAAACAGAAATTCAAACACAAACTGCCATAAATACAAAATGGTTTGCGGCTACAACTACCGAGAATATTATTGCACGTATTAAAGGTTCTGGAAATGGAAAAGCGTTAATGCTTTTAACTCATTACGATTCTAACCCACATTCTTCTTTGGGTGCAAGTGATGCAGGTTCTGGAGTGGTAACTATTTTAGAAGGAATAAGAGCTTTTTTAGCGAAAAACCAAACTCCAAAAAACGATATTATTATTTTAATTTCGGATGCTGAAGAATTGGGTTTATTAGGAGCACAAGCTTTTGTAGACGAACATCAATGGACAAAAGATGTTGGTTTGGTTTTAAATTTTGAAGCCAGAGGAAGTGGAGGTCCTTCTTATATGTTAATGGAAACGAATGGAAAAAACAGTAAATTACTATCGGAATTCATATCTGCAAAACCAAATTATCCTGCAACCAATTCGTTAATGTATTCCATTTATAAAGAATTACCAAACGATACAGATTTAACTGTTTTTAGAGAAGGAGCAAATATAAATGGATTCAATTTTGCGTTTATTGGCGATCATTTCGATTATCATACAGCACAAGATTCTTACGAACGTTTAGACAGAGAAACGCTCTTACACCAAGCAGATTATTTTACAACCACTTTAAATTATTTTTCAAATTCTAATTTAACAAACTTAAATTCTGATGAAGATTTCGTCTACGTAAATTTTCCGTTTATAAAATTATTGAACTATCCTTTTTCGTGGGTTTTTCCAATGTTAATAATTGCTTTACTGTTATTTATAATCTTATTATTTTTCGGGTTTTCGTTGAATAAAATATCAGTAAAAGGCGTTCTTAAAGGTTTTGTTCCCTTTTTAGTTTCATTAATTTTGTGTGGTGGAATTTCTTTTGGGCTGTGGAAATTATTATTGTTAATTCATCCACATTATGCTGATATTTTACACGGATTCACTTATAATGGTTACACATATATTCTTGCCTTTGTATTCTTAAATTTATGGTTGCTTTTCACGATTTATAAAAAAACTTCAAAAGAAGAAAAAACAACTAACTTATTAATTGCACCAATTTTTATTTGGTTCATCATCAATTTTATAATCAATAGTTATTTAAAAGGAGCTGGTTTTTTTATAATTCCTGTTTTTTCTGGATTGTTAATTTTATCAATCTCCATTTTCTTAGATTTAGAAGACAAATCGAAACGTATTTTATTTACTATTTTATCCATACCAACCATTTATATTTTTGCGCCTTTAGTAAAAATGTTTCCTGTTGGCTTGGGTTTAAAAATACTATTTGTAAGTGCTGTTTTTATAGTGTTGGTTTTTGGTTTGATGGTTCTTACATTTCATCAAAAAAAATCGTTTTGGACACAAAAATGGTCTGGAATTTTAGCCATTTTATTTTTCGGAATTGCAACTTACAATAGTGGTTTTTCTATTGATAATAAGAAACCTAATAGTTTGGTTTACATCCAAAATTCAGATGCTAAAACTGCTTATTTTGGAACCTATAACAACACTTTAGATAGTTATACTGAACAAATTTTTAAAGACGATTTCGTTAAAGGCGGAATAGAAAACGCAGAAACCAAAAGTAAATATAACACTCGTTTTAAATTTCATAAAAAAACAACTTTTAAAAATATTTCAAGTGCAGAAATAAGTATAGAAATAGACACTATTATTGGCGCAAAACGATTTTTAGAGTTGGCAGTTATTCCTAATAGAAAAATTAATAAAATAGAATTTCTTACCAAAAATGCGCTTAAAATTCAGCAGTTTAAAGTGAATGATGTTTTGGTAAATAATGGGAAATCTTATGAAGTTAAAAACGGTACTTTTCTAATTTATCATTTAGGAAATGAAGACGAAGAAGTTGTACTTTCTTTTGCTATAAAAGCAACTGAAAAATTAGATTTAGTTATCAATGAGATTTCTAACGATTTACTCAGCAATGAAAACTTCAATATAAAACCACGAACAGAAGAAATGATGCCAATGCCTTTTGTGACCAATGATGCGATTATTATTACCAAAAAATTGAAACTGTAAGTGTTTCTTTGTGTAAAATGTTTGGTTGAACATTTCCTAAAAAAAGTATCTCAATTTCTAAAATTGATTTTCTAAAAGCTATTTTTGCAATATGCTAAAAGTCCAAAATATTTCTTTCAGTTATTCCAAGAAAAAACCTGTTTTAAGTGACTTCAATTTCACTTTAAATGAAGGAGAACATTTATGTATTATGGGCGAAAGTGGTTGTGGAAAATCGACACTTTTAAAAGCAATTTATGGTTTATTAGATGTGCAAAAAGGGACTATTTTTTGGAAAGAAAATCAGGTTTTAGGTCCAAAAGAACATTTGGTTCCAGGAATGGATTTCTTTAAGTATGTAGCGCAAGATTTCGATTTAATGCCTTTTATTTCTGTATCTGAAAACATTAAAAAACACCTGTCTCGTTTTTATCCTGAAGAAAGCGAAAAACGAACACAAGAATTATTGGAAGTCATAGAAATGAAAGCTTTTGAAAACACGAAAGTCAAAAATTTAAGTGGCGGACAAAAACAACGTGTGGCAATTGCAAGAGCGCTCGCAAAAGAGCCTGAATTATTATTGTTAGATGAACCTTTTGGACAAATAGATAACTTCAAAAAAAACTCTTTAAGGAGGCGTTTATTCGCTTATTTAAAAGAGAATAATATTGCCTGTATTGTTGCAACTCACGATAAAAATGATGCACTTTCATTTGCGGATAAACTAATTGTAATTCAGCATCAAAAAATAATTGCCAACGATTCTCCAAAAGATATTTACAACTACCCAAAAGAGAAATATGTTGCATCTTTATTTGACGATGTAAATGAAATATTAATTGATGGAAAAACTGTTTTGTTATATCCTCATCAAATAAAGATAGTAGAAAACTCTAATGAAAAAGCAACTATAAAAAACTCGTATTTTAAAGGTCCTTTTTGGTTATTGGAAGCTGAATTTAAGAATCAGAAAGTATTTTTTAATCATCAAACCAATCTCGAAGGAAACACTCAAATAAACCTTTTATTTGATGTTAATTTATCAAAATAAAAAACTTCCTAAAAGAAAGCTTATTTTTAAAGTATGAAAAAAAAAGTATCGATTATTGGAGGTGGATCTTCAGCACTTTTTGTTGCTTCTTTTTTAGACACTAAAAAGTTCGATGTTACTATTTACGAGAAAAATAAAACCTTAGGAAGAAAGTTTTTAGTAGCAGGAAAAGGTGGATTTAACTTAACACATTCAGAAAATATTACTGATTTTATTGAACGTTACACACCTTCTGAATTTCTAAAAAAAGCCTTATTAAATTTCGATAATAATCATTTTAAAGATTGGCTTGAAGAAATAGGAATTGAAACTTATATAGGCAGTAGTAAACGAATTTATCCAGAAAAAGGCATCAAACCCATTGAAGTTTTAAATGCGATTATTTCTACTTTAGAAAAGAAAAATGTTGCCATAAAATACAACCACACTTGGTTGGGTTTTAATGCTGAAAATGAATTGCTGTTTAATAAAAATCAAATTGTAAATTCAGATTATACCATTTTTGCTTTGGGTGGAGGAAGCTGGAAAGTAACAGGATCTGATGGAACTTGGTTAGATGTTTTCAGAAATAAAGGTGTTTCAACAACACCTTTTCAAGTTTCTAATTGTGCTTTTGGTATTAATTGGAATTCGGAATTCATCAAAAATTTTGAAGGAAATCCTTTAAAAAATATTGCTATTACTTGTGATAATAAAAAACAGAAAGGCGAAGCTGTAATTACAAAATTCGGACTCGAAGGAAACGCAATTTATGGATTAAGTCCGCAAATTAGAGAGGCATTAGAATCCAATAAAAAAGCGCAAATTTATATCGATTTAAAACCAACTTTTACTTTAGATATTCTTACACAAAAAGTAAAACAATCTACTTATAAAAACACGACTCAAGTTCTAAAAAAGGAGCTAAAACTAAGTGAAGTCCAAATTGGATTATTAAAAAATTATCTCACAAAAGAGGCCTTTTTAAATGAAGATTTATTGATAAAAAACATCAAAAACTTTCCTTTAGAAATTACAGAAACCGCTAATTTAGATGAAGCAATTTCTACAGTTGGTGGAATTTCTTTAAATGCAGTTGATCATAATTTCGAGCTTAAAAATTTACAAAACCACTTTTGTATTGGAGAAATGTTAGATTGGGATGCTCCAACTGGTGGTTATTTATTGCAGGCTTGTGCAAGTATGGGTGTTTTGCTTGCAAAAAATCTAAATGAAAAAATTACTGAATTTTAAGAATTTTTATTGAATTTCCATTAAAATTAAAACTTTCATTTTCTTGTTTTCCTAACAACAGTTTTCCAATCGGAGAAGAAACAGAAATCGCAAAAAAATCTTTATCGAAAGCTGTTAGCTTGCCTGTGGAAATTGATAGAAAATAATTGGCTTTTTCTGTAAAAATAATACTTCCTAAATGTACATTTTTAGATTGTTTGGAAACATCAATTCTATTTAAAATTTCTTTCATTTGAGAAATTCCTGCCAATTGCTGGCCCGCTTTTTCCATTTCTAACTGTAACATTGCTCTACCTGTTTCGTGTTTGTCGCCAGCAGAACTTTTCGTTTCCGATTGCAATGCTTTCTGGTTAGAAGAAATTACCTCTTCTACATTCTGTAAACGTTTGTTCACAAACGCTTCACATTGCTTAAAAAGTTCTTCTTTTAAATTCATTCTATAAAGTAAATGCAAAAGCTCCGTAATTTCCATGATGAGAAATTGAGCATGATTTTGTTAGTTTTTGTTCTTTATGATAATATATTGGAGCACCAATTGTAGTTTTTCTTTTTTCTATTTCTTCTGATGGAATTCCGGTTTTTTCAGCAAGTTTTAGCTTAATGTCATTATCAACATTTTTTGATGAACCAATACTTGAAAATATTTCTATTTTTTCTTGATGACTCTTTGCAATTGTATGAATATAAGATGTATTAATAACTGTTGTTGTATAAAATTTTAAATCTTCAAAAATTACAAATCCTTCATTTTTGGAAGTTATAGAACATTCAAATTTTTTAGGCGCAAAAAAACGTTTTTCAACTTGTTGAGTAAAGCATTTATAAGCAGATTCTTTCATGGACCAAAATTGCCAAACTTGTAAAAAAGAATCACTGGCATTTAAAATAATCTCTTGTTCTTTTTTTGTGAATTGCTTTTCTAAAAACCCTTTTCGTTGCCAATTACTTTCGGTTTTAGCGAATTTTAAATCCACAATATCGTTACCAATATTAGGCATTCATTTTTTCTTGAATAATTGCTACAGTTGCTTTTACAGACAACATTTTCTCCATAGAATCGTTGTCTATTTCTATCTTAAATTCGTCTTCTACATCTAAAATAATATCTACCAAATTTGCAGAATTTATTTCTAAATCTTTGATGAAATCTGTTTCTTCAGACATGTTTTTAAAACCTTCTTCATTCTGAACATAAGGTTTTACAATTGTAGTTAGTTTACTTATTATTTCTTCTTTAGTCATTTTATTTTGAATATTTTTTAAAGATAACACAAGCATTTACATCACCAAAACCAAAGCTTGCTTTTGCTAAAATATGTACGTTTTTTTCAATAATTTTAGATGGGATTTTAGCTTCAGAAATCAAATTTAAAATCTCTGGATGAATATCTTCACAGTTAATATTCGGAAAAATAAACTGCTCTTTTATTTCTAAAACTGAAGCCACAGATTCAATTGCGCCAGAAGCAGACAAACAATGTCCAACCATCGATTTTAATGAATTTATATATGGAAAATCAGTTCCTTTTCTATTTAAAGCTTTTGTCCAATTTTCTATTTCTAAAGCGTCTTTAGAAGTAGCTGTTAAATGCCCATTTATTACATCTATTTCATCCGCAGAAATATTTGCATCTGCAATTGCGTCTGTAATGCATTTCTGAACAGCTTCTGCATTTGGCGCAGTTAAAGTTCCGCCATTTCTTTGTCCGCCAGAATTTATATTTCCTCCTAAAACCTCTGCATAAATGGTTGCATTTCTTTCTAAAGCACTTTCTAAAGATTCTAAAACCAAAGCTCCTCCTCCACTTCCTGGAACAAATCCTGAAGCAGTTTCACTCATTGGTCTGGAGCCTTTTTCTGGACTTTCATTGTGTTTGTAGGTCATTACTCTCATTGCATCGAAACCTCCCCAAGTGTACAAACTGCTATCGCTTGAACTTCCTACCAACATTCGTTTTGCTTTGCCATTTTTAATGCGCTCAAAACCCATTAACAATGCTTCTGTTCCTGTTGTACAAGCTGATGAATTTGTGGTTACTTGATTTCCAAAACCAAGAATTCCACCTAAATATGCCGAAATTCCACTTGCCATGGTTTGCACAACTGACGTACTTCCTAAACGTCTTACATTTTGGTCGTCAATTTTATAAATTGCTTCTCTAAATTTCTCGATTCCTGAAGTTCCTGTTCCAAAAATAATGCCTGAATCGTAATCTATTTTCGAGTTTTCGTCCACAGCAAAACCAGCATCTTTCCACGCGTCAATTCCTGCCATAACTCCATATAAAATAGAGGTTGAATTGAAACCACGCAATTGTAAAGGCGATAAATATTCGCTTATTTTTTCTTCAGAAACTTCTGGAATTCCACCAATACAGCAAGAAAAACCTTTGTCTTTTAAATTCTGATGAAAGGTAATTCCTGATTTTCCAGATTTTATGGCTTTTGTGAATTCAGTTAACCCAACACCATTTGGCGCAACAACTCCTAAACCAGTAATTACAACTCTTTTACTCATATTATTTAGCGATTATCATTCCAGAAATTGTCCCTCTACAAACGAGTTCGTTTTTGGAATTCATCATTTTTACAGAACATTTTAATTTATGAAAGCGAAAATATTCTTTTGTTGAAATTACAGTAATTTTTTCGTTTGGAAAAACTGGTAAAAAGAAATCTATATTGTTTGAAGTTAATGCTATCTGTGGTTTTTTATCCGAAGAAATTTCATTTTTCAATAAAAAAATGCCCAAACAAACCACGCCAATTTGCGCCATGGTTTCTGTTAAAATAACACCTGGCGTTATTGGATTGTCTTCAAAATGCCCTTCGTAAAAGAATTCGTTTTCGTTAAATTTGTAGCTTCCTGTAACTCCGTTTTCTGAAATATCAGTAATTTCATCAACAAACAAAAAAGGTTTTTGATATGGTAAAAGGTTTATAATTTCTGATGATTTCATTCATCTAATTTACGATAAATCGTCCAAAAGATTCTTGAATTTTAATGAAATAAATTCCTTTCGATAAAGCATCTATATTTAGTTGACTTGTTTGTGAATTAAAATGCTGCTTCAATAATTGTTTTCCTGTCATATCAAAAACTTCCACCAAACCAATGGTTGCATTTTCTGATTTGATATTGATAATTCCTTTATTTGCAGGAATAGGAAAAACGGTAATTCCTTTTGTAAAAAGTGAGTTTGAAATACTTAAAGAAGGACACGTTTCTTCTCCGAAAATTTGCACCTCTTCATAACTATTCCAACCACTTCCTTCTGAATTCCCAAAGCCTAAAATTCTTACAAATTTGGTTTCTGTATTGTTTGGTAAATTGAAGTTTTCGAAACCAACAGTATTTCCAGAACTTGTTAAAAGATTGGTAACTTCAGTAAAATTAGTTCCATCATCTGAAATTGCAATTTTAAATGAAGATGTTCTTACATCACCTTTATGAAAATAGATTTTTACATTGGTAACTGTTCTTTTACAACCTAAATTGTAAGTTAAATAAGCAGCACCATTTGTTGAATTCGCAGACCATCTTGTATCTGTGTCATTATCAAGAGTGTTTTCTGGAATGTTTGGATCCTGTGTACCAACTCCAGTTACTGTAATTCCTGAAATAGCAACTGCATCATTAGGATTAAAATTAGCC
This genomic window contains:
- a CDS encoding CBS domain-containing protein; the protein is MGIKSFQGKRDTSQAKEASQILVSDYMTTNLITFKAEDSLDHVIEQLITHKISGGPVVNDKNELIGIISETDCIKHISESKYYNMPTDINNTVGKYMVTDVDTIDKDMNVFDAAFKFISSHRRRFPVVENGKLIGQLSQKDVLKAAIKVDGNTWL
- a CDS encoding M20/M25/M40 family metallo-hydrolase — its product is MKRFSTIVSVLIILGVIYWSFSDAKPSLESHTTNVETDFSIDNALQHLKNISKKAHFVGTEEHKEVQNYIKNELTKLGLETEIQTQTAINTKWFAATTTENIIARIKGSGNGKALMLLTHYDSNPHSSLGASDAGSGVVTILEGIRAFLAKNQTPKNDIIILISDAEELGLLGAQAFVDEHQWTKDVGLVLNFEARGSGGPSYMLMETNGKNSKLLSEFISAKPNYPATNSLMYSIYKELPNDTDLTVFREGANINGFNFAFIGDHFDYHTAQDSYERLDRETLLHQADYFTTTLNYFSNSNLTNLNSDEDFVYVNFPFIKLLNYPFSWVFPMLIIALLLFIILLFFGFSLNKISVKGVLKGFVPFLVSLILCGGISFGLWKLLLLIHPHYADILHGFTYNGYTYILAFVFLNLWLLFTIYKKTSKEEKTTNLLIAPIFIWFIINFIINSYLKGAGFFIIPVFSGLLILSISIFLDLEDKSKRILFTILSIPTIYIFAPLVKMFPVGLGLKILFVSAVFIVLVFGLMVLTFHQKKSFWTQKWSGILAILFFGIATYNSGFSIDNKKPNSLVYIQNSDAKTAYFGTYNNTLDSYTEQIFKDDFVKGGIENAETKSKYNTRFKFHKKTTFKNISSAEISIEIDTIIGAKRFLELAVIPNRKINKIEFLTKNALKIQQFKVNDVLVNNGKSYEVKNGTFLIYHLGNEDEEVVLSFAIKATEKLDLVINEISNDLLSNENFNIKPRTEEMMPMPFVTNDAIIITKKLKL
- a CDS encoding ABC transporter ATP-binding protein — its product is MLKVQNISFSYSKKKPVLSDFNFTLNEGEHLCIMGESGCGKSTLLKAIYGLLDVQKGTIFWKENQVLGPKEHLVPGMDFFKYVAQDFDLMPFISVSENIKKHLSRFYPEESEKRTQELLEVIEMKAFENTKVKNLSGGQKQRVAIARALAKEPELLLLDEPFGQIDNFKKNSLRRRLFAYLKENNIACIVATHDKNDALSFADKLIVIQHQKIIANDSPKDIYNYPKEKYVASLFDDVNEILIDGKTVLLYPHQIKIVENSNEKATIKNSYFKGPFWLLEAEFKNQKVFFNHQTNLEGNTQINLLFDVNLSK
- a CDS encoding NAD(P)/FAD-dependent oxidoreductase, producing MKKKVSIIGGGSSALFVASFLDTKKFDVTIYEKNKTLGRKFLVAGKGGFNLTHSENITDFIERYTPSEFLKKALLNFDNNHFKDWLEEIGIETYIGSSKRIYPEKGIKPIEVLNAIISTLEKKNVAIKYNHTWLGFNAENELLFNKNQIVNSDYTIFALGGGSWKVTGSDGTWLDVFRNKGVSTTPFQVSNCAFGINWNSEFIKNFEGNPLKNIAITCDNKKQKGEAVITKFGLEGNAIYGLSPQIREALESNKKAQIYIDLKPTFTLDILTQKVKQSTYKNTTQVLKKELKLSEVQIGLLKNYLTKEAFLNEDLLIKNIKNFPLEITETANLDEAISTVGGISLNAVDHNFELKNLQNHFCIGEMLDWDAPTGGYLLQACASMGVLLAKNLNEKITEF
- a CDS encoding 3-oxoacyl-ACP synthase; translation: MNLKEELFKQCEAFVNKRLQNVEEVISSNQKALQSETKSSAGDKHETGRAMLQLEMEKAGQQLAGISQMKEILNRIDVSKQSKNVHLGSIIFTEKANYFLSISTGKLTAFDKDFFAISVSSPIGKLLLGKQENESFNFNGNSIKILKIQ
- a CDS encoding 4'-phosphopantetheinyl transferase family protein, translated to MPNIGNDIVDLKFAKTESNWQRKGFLEKQFTKKEQEIILNASDSFLQVWQFWSMKESAYKCFTQQVEKRFFAPKKFECSITSKNEGFVIFEDLKFYTTTVINTSYIHTIAKSHQEKIEIFSSIGSSKNVDNDIKLKLAEKTGIPSEEIEKRKTTIGAPIYYHKEQKLTKSCSISHHGNYGAFAFTL
- a CDS encoding acyl carrier protein, which produces MTKEEIISKLTTIVKPYVQNEEGFKNMSEETDFIKDLEINSANLVDIILDVEDEFKIEIDNDSMEKMLSVKATVAIIQEKMNA
- a CDS encoding beta-ketoacyl-[acyl-carrier-protein] synthase family protein, which encodes MSKRVVITGLGVVAPNGVGLTEFTKAIKSGKSGITFHQNLKDKGFSCCIGGIPEVSEEKISEYLSPLQLRGFNSTSILYGVMAGIDAWKDAGFAVDENSKIDYDSGIIFGTGTSGIEKFREAIYKIDDQNVRRLGSTSVVQTMASGISAYLGGILGFGNQVTTNSSACTTGTEALLMGFERIKNGKAKRMLVGSSSDSSLYTWGGFDAMRVMTYKHNESPEKGSRPMSETASGFVPGSGGGALVLESLESALERNATIYAEVLGGNINSGGQRNGGTLTAPNAEAVQKCITDAIADANISADEIDVINGHLTATSKDALEIENWTKALNRKGTDFPYINSLKSMVGHCLSASGAIESVASVLEIKEQFIFPNINCEDIHPEILNLISEAKIPSKIIEKNVHILAKASFGFGDVNACVIFKKYSK
- a CDS encoding 3-hydroxyacyl-ACP dehydratase FabZ family protein, giving the protein MKSSEIINLLPYQKPFLFVDEITDISENGVTGSYKFNENEFFYEGHFEDNPITPGVILTETMAQIGVVCLGIFLLKNEISSDKKPQIALTSNNIDFFLPVFPNEKITVISTKEYFRFHKLKCSVKMMNSKNELVCRGTISGMIIAK